The following proteins are co-located in the Pseudomonas sp. ATCC 13867 genome:
- a CDS encoding molybdopterin-synthase adenylyltransferase MoeB, with amino-acid sequence MLSDNELLRYSRQILLSQIDVDGQLRLKDSRVLIVGLGGLGAPVALYLAAAGVGELHLADFDSVDLTNLQRQIIHDTDSVGVSKVDSAIARLTALNPDVKLLAHRQALDADSLDAAVAAVDLVLDCCDNFGTREAVNAACVAAKKPLVSGAAIRLEGQLSVFDPRREESPCYHCLYGHGSEAELTCSEAGVVGPLVGLVGSLQALEALKLLAGFGEPLVGRLLLIDALGTRFRELRVKRDPQCAVCGVAHG; translated from the coding sequence ATGCTGAGCGATAACGAACTGCTGCGTTACAGCCGGCAGATCCTGCTGTCGCAGATTGACGTCGACGGCCAACTGCGCCTGAAGGACAGCCGCGTGCTGATCGTCGGTCTCGGCGGCCTGGGCGCCCCGGTGGCGCTGTATCTGGCCGCCGCCGGCGTCGGCGAGTTGCACCTGGCGGACTTCGACAGCGTCGACCTGACCAATCTGCAGCGGCAGATCATCCACGACACCGACAGCGTCGGCGTGAGTAAGGTGGATTCAGCCATTGCTCGCCTGACCGCGTTGAACCCGGACGTGAAACTGCTCGCCCATCGCCAGGCGCTGGACGCCGATTCCCTTGACGCCGCCGTGGCGGCGGTGGACCTGGTGCTGGACTGCTGCGACAACTTCGGCACTCGCGAGGCGGTGAACGCCGCCTGTGTCGCCGCGAAGAAGCCGCTGGTGAGCGGCGCGGCGATCCGCCTGGAAGGGCAGCTCTCGGTGTTCGATCCGCGCCGCGAGGAAAGCCCCTGCTACCATTGCCTCTACGGCCACGGTAGCGAAGCCGAACTGACCTGCAGCGAGGCCGGCGTGGTCGGCCCGCTGGTGGGCCTGGTGGGCAGCCTGCAGGCGCTTGAAGCGCTGAAGCTGCTGGCCGGCTTTGGCGAGCCGCTGGTGGGACGCTTGCTGCTGATCGACGCCTTGGGTACGCGCTTCCGCGAACTGCGCGTCAAGCGTGATCCGCAGTGCGCCGTGTGCGGAGTGGCGCATGGTTGA
- the prmC gene encoding peptide chain release factor N(5)-glutamine methyltransferase, which produces MATIMTLLNEAQLPDSPSARLDAELLLAAALGKSRSFLRTWPERVVSREARDLFDSFLARRQAGEPVAYILGRQGFWSLDLEVAPHTLIPRPDTELLVETALDLLPATPARVLDLGTGTGAIALALACERPGWQVLGVDRVAEAVALAERNRERLDLANAAFRASQWFSELAGERFSLIVSNPPYIPSADPHLAQGDVRFEPSSALVSGADGLDDIRLIVEQAPAHLENGGWLMLEHGFDQADAVRDLLLTRGFAHVESRRDLGGHQRISLGSWTC; this is translated from the coding sequence ATGGCAACCATCATGACCCTGCTCAACGAGGCGCAACTGCCGGACTCGCCCAGCGCGCGTCTGGACGCCGAGCTACTGCTCGCCGCCGCGCTGGGCAAGTCGCGCAGTTTCCTGCGTACCTGGCCTGAGCGTGTGGTCAGCCGCGAGGCTCGCGACCTGTTCGACAGCTTCCTCGCCCGTCGTCAGGCCGGCGAGCCGGTGGCCTACATCCTCGGCCGCCAGGGTTTCTGGAGCCTGGACCTGGAAGTTGCGCCGCACACCCTGATCCCGCGCCCGGACACTGAACTGCTGGTGGAAACCGCCCTCGACCTGCTGCCGGCCACGCCGGCCCGCGTGCTCGACCTGGGCACCGGTACCGGCGCCATCGCCCTGGCCCTGGCCTGCGAACGTCCGGGCTGGCAAGTGCTGGGGGTGGACCGCGTGGCCGAGGCCGTGGCCCTGGCCGAGCGCAACCGCGAGCGCCTGGATCTGGCAAACGCCGCCTTCCGCGCCAGTCAGTGGTTTTCCGAGCTGGCCGGCGAGCGCTTCTCGCTGATCGTCAGCAACCCGCCCTACATTCCCAGCGCCGACCCGCACCTCGCGCAGGGCGACGTGCGTTTCGAACCGTCGAGCGCGCTGGTCTCCGGGGCTGACGGCCTGGACGACATCCGCCTGATCGTCGAGCAGGCGCCCGCGCACCTGGAGAACGGCGGCTGGCTGATGCTCGAACATGGCTTCGACCAGGCCGACGCCGTGCGCGACCTGCTGCTGACTCGTGGCTTTGCACACGTGGAAAGCCGCCGCGATCTCGGCGGCCACCAACGTATCAGTCTCGGGAGCTGGACATGCTGA
- the prfA gene encoding peptide chain release factor 1 codes for MKASLLKKLDILSDRYEELTALLGDAEVISDQTKFRAYSREYAEVEPVFLAFREFRKVQSDLEGAQALLKDSDPDLREMAEEEVAEAKTALVDLEDRLQRMLLPKDPNDGRNVFLEIRAGTGGDEAAIFSGDLFRMYSRYAERQGWRVEIMSENEGEHGGYKEVIARVEGDNVYAKLKFESGAHRVQRVPETESQGRIHTSACTVAVLPEPDEQAAIEINPADLRVDTYRSSGAGGQHVNKTDSAVRITHIPSGIVVECQEERSQHKNRAKAMAWLAAKLNDQQQAAAQQAIASTRKLLVGSGDRSERIRTYNFPQGRVTDHRINLTLYSLGEVMEGAVDQVIEPLLQEFQADQLAALGD; via the coding sequence ATGAAAGCGTCCCTCCTGAAAAAGCTGGACATCCTCAGCGACCGCTACGAAGAGCTCACCGCGCTTCTGGGGGACGCCGAGGTGATCAGCGACCAGACCAAGTTCCGCGCCTACTCCCGCGAATACGCGGAAGTGGAGCCGGTCTTCCTTGCCTTCCGCGAGTTCCGCAAGGTGCAGTCGGACCTGGAGGGCGCCCAGGCGCTGCTCAAGGACAGCGACCCGGACCTGCGCGAGATGGCCGAGGAGGAAGTCGCGGAAGCGAAGACCGCACTGGTCGACCTGGAGGACCGCCTGCAGCGCATGCTGCTGCCCAAGGACCCCAACGACGGCCGTAACGTCTTCCTGGAAATCCGCGCCGGCACCGGCGGCGACGAGGCGGCGATCTTCTCCGGCGACCTGTTCCGCATGTACTCGCGTTATGCCGAGAGGCAGGGCTGGCGCGTGGAAATCATGTCCGAGAACGAGGGTGAGCACGGCGGTTATAAAGAGGTGATCGCCCGGGTCGAGGGCGACAATGTCTACGCCAAGCTCAAGTTCGAGTCCGGTGCCCACCGCGTGCAGCGCGTGCCGGAAACCGAATCCCAGGGGCGCATCCACACCTCGGCCTGCACCGTGGCGGTGCTGCCCGAGCCGGACGAGCAGGCGGCCATCGAGATCAACCCGGCCGACCTGCGCGTGGATACCTATCGCTCCTCCGGCGCTGGCGGTCAGCACGTGAACAAGACCGACTCGGCGGTGCGCATCACGCACATTCCCTCGGGCATCGTGGTCGAATGCCAGGAAGAGCGCTCGCAGCACAAGAACCGCGCGAAGGCGATGGCCTGGCTTGCGGCCAAGCTCAACGACCAGCAGCAGGCCGCCGCCCAGCAGGCCATCGCCAGCACGCGCAAGCTGCTGGTCGGTTCGGGCGACCGCTCCGAGCGCATTCGCACCTACAATTTCCCCCAGGGCCGGGTGACCGACCACCGCATCAACCTCACCCTCTACTCCCTGGGGGAAGTGATGGAAGGCGCGGTGGATCAGGTGATCGAGCCCCTGCTGCAAGAGTTCCAGGCCGACCAGTTGGCCGCGCTTGGTGATTGA
- the hemA gene encoding glutamyl-tRNA reductase gives MAFIALGINHKTASVAVRERVAFTPEQMVEALQLLCRLTSSREAAILSTCNRSELYLEIEHPDAGDVLAWLADYHNLSIDDLRACAYVHQDDEAVRHMMRVAAGLDSMVLGEPQILGQMKSAYAVAREAGTIGPMLGRLFQATFSTAKTVRTDTAIGENPVSVAFAAVSLARQIFSDLSRSQALLIGAGETITLVARHLHEQGVKRIVVANRTLERASQLAEQFGARAILLADMPDELVNSDIVISSTASQLPILGKGAVERALKQRRHKPMFMVDIAVPRDIEPEVGELEDVYLYSVDDLHEVVAENLKSRQGAAQAAEELVGDGVVDFMARLRELAAVDVLRAYRQQAERLRDEETQKAQRLLANGADPMEVIAQLSRGLTNKLLHAPSVQMKKLSAEGRIDALAVAQELFALEEGTDKR, from the coding sequence ATGGCCTTCATTGCCCTCGGTATCAACCACAAGACCGCGTCCGTGGCCGTGCGCGAGCGCGTGGCTTTTACTCCCGAGCAGATGGTCGAGGCCTTGCAACTGCTCTGCCGTCTGACGTCCAGCCGCGAAGCCGCCATCCTCTCCACCTGCAACCGCAGCGAGCTCTACCTGGAGATCGAGCATCCGGATGCCGGCGACGTGCTGGCCTGGCTGGCCGATTACCACAACCTGAGCATCGACGACCTGCGCGCTTGCGCCTACGTCCACCAGGACGACGAAGCGGTGCGCCACATGATGCGCGTCGCCGCCGGCCTGGACTCGATGGTGCTCGGCGAGCCGCAGATCCTCGGCCAGATGAAATCCGCCTACGCCGTGGCCCGTGAAGCCGGCACCATCGGCCCGATGCTCGGCCGCCTGTTCCAGGCCACCTTCAGCACCGCCAAGACCGTGCGTACCGACACTGCCATTGGCGAGAACCCGGTGTCCGTGGCCTTCGCCGCGGTGAGCCTGGCCCGGCAGATCTTCAGCGACCTGAGCCGCAGCCAGGCACTGCTGATCGGCGCCGGCGAGACCATCACCCTGGTCGCGCGCCACCTGCATGAGCAGGGCGTGAAGCGCATCGTGGTCGCCAACCGTACCCTGGAGCGCGCCAGCCAGCTGGCCGAGCAGTTCGGCGCTCGCGCCATCCTGCTGGCGGACATGCCCGACGAACTGGTCAACAGCGACATCGTCATCAGCTCCACCGCCAGCCAGTTGCCGATCCTCGGCAAGGGTGCGGTGGAGCGCGCGCTGAAGCAGCGCCGGCACAAGCCGATGTTCATGGTCGACATCGCCGTACCGCGCGACATCGAGCCGGAAGTCGGCGAGCTGGAAGACGTCTACCTCTATAGCGTCGACGATCTCCACGAGGTGGTCGCCGAGAACCTCAAGAGCCGCCAGGGCGCCGCCCAGGCCGCTGAGGAGTTGGTGGGCGATGGCGTCGTCGATTTCATGGCGCGCCTGCGCGAACTGGCCGCCGTCGACGTGCTGCGCGCCTACCGCCAGCAGGCCGAGCGCCTGCGCGACGAGGAAACCCAGAAGGCCCAGCGCCTGCTGGCCAACGGCGCCGACCCGATGGAAGTGATCGCCCAGCTCAGCCGTGGCCTGACCAACAAGTTGCTGCATGCGCCCAGCGTGCAGATGAAGAAACTCTCCGCCGAGGGCCGCATCGATGCGCTGGCCGTCGCGCAGGAACTGTTCGCCCTCGAGGAGGGCACTGACAAGCGATGA
- the lolB gene encoding lipoprotein insertase outer membrane protein LolB: MRLRHLLGAATLALLAGCSGLGTHESLEGQGNATAWSAHKARIATLDGWQIDGKVGIRAPKDSGSGTLFWLQRQDYYDIRLSGPLGRGAARLTGREGAVTLEVAGQGRYEAASPEELLEQQMGWRLPVSHLLWWIRGLPAPDSKSRLTLDSDSHLARLEQDGWDVEYTRYSEQNGYWLPERLKLHGQDLDVTLVVKTWQPRQLGASQAGQQ, from the coding sequence ATGCGTTTACGTCATCTGCTCGGGGCCGCCACCCTCGCCCTGCTCGCCGGCTGCTCCGGCCTCGGCACCCACGAGTCCCTGGAAGGCCAGGGCAATGCCACCGCCTGGAGCGCCCACAAGGCGCGCATCGCCACCCTCGACGGCTGGCAGATCGACGGCAAGGTGGGCATTCGCGCGCCCAAGGACTCCGGCAGCGGCACCCTGTTCTGGCTGCAGCGCCAGGACTACTACGACATCCGCCTGTCCGGTCCGCTGGGCCGTGGCGCGGCGCGCCTGACCGGGCGCGAGGGCGCGGTGACCCTGGAAGTCGCCGGCCAGGGCCGCTATGAGGCCGCCTCCCCCGAAGAGCTACTGGAGCAACAGATGGGCTGGCGCCTGCCGGTTTCCCATCTGCTCTGGTGGATTCGCGGCCTGCCCGCGCCGGACAGCAAGAGCCGCCTGACCCTGGACAGCGACAGCCACCTGGCCAGGCTCGAACAGGACGGCTGGGACGTGGAATACACCCGCTACAGCGAGCAGAACGGCTACTGGCTGCCCGAACGCCTGAAGCTGCATGGCCAGGATCTGGACGTCACCCTGGTGGTCAAGACCTGGCAGCCGCGCCAACTGGGCGCCAGCCAGGCGGGCCAGCAGTGA
- the ispE gene encoding 4-(cytidine 5'-diphospho)-2-C-methyl-D-erythritol kinase, translating into MRDRLTLPAPAKLNLFLHINGRRPDGYHELQTLFQFLDHGDELHFALREDGEIRLNTEIEGVPHDSNLIVKAARRLQEQSGCRLGADIWLDKRLPMGGGIGGGSSDAATTLLGLKHLWNLDWDEERLAALGLTLGADVPVFVRGRAAFAEGVGEKLTPVTLEEPWFLVAVPQVFVSTAEVFSDPELTRDTPPIKVRSLLGVDGHNDCQPVVEKRYPDVRNALIQLGKFTEARLTGTGACVFGSFPNQGDADKVRRQLPATLPSFVAQGRNISMLHRKLQSLV; encoded by the coding sequence ATGCGGGACCGCCTGACCCTGCCGGCGCCGGCCAAGCTCAACCTGTTCCTGCACATCAACGGCCGCCGCCCCGACGGCTACCACGAGCTGCAGACCCTCTTCCAGTTCCTCGACCACGGTGACGAACTGCACTTCGCCCTGCGCGAGGATGGCGAAATCCGCCTGAACACCGAGATCGAAGGCGTTCCCCACGACAGCAACCTGATCGTCAAGGCCGCCCGCCGGCTGCAGGAGCAATCGGGGTGCCGACTGGGCGCCGATATCTGGCTGGACAAGCGCCTGCCAATGGGCGGCGGCATCGGCGGCGGCAGCTCCGACGCCGCCACCACCCTGCTCGGCCTGAAGCACCTGTGGAATCTCGACTGGGACGAAGAGCGCCTCGCTGCCCTGGGCCTGACGCTCGGCGCCGACGTGCCGGTGTTCGTGCGAGGCCGCGCCGCGTTCGCCGAAGGGGTCGGCGAGAAGCTCACGCCGGTCACGCTGGAGGAGCCCTGGTTCCTCGTCGCCGTACCGCAAGTCTTTGTCTCCACAGCAGAAGTTTTCTCCGATCCCGAGTTGACACGGGATACTCCGCCCATTAAAGTTCGCAGCCTTCTCGGGGTGGACGGTCATAACGACTGCCAGCCGGTCGTCGAGAAGCGTTACCCGGATGTACGTAACGCACTGATCCAGCTAGGTAAATTTACCGAAGCGAGATTGACCGGCACCGGAGCTTGTGTATTTGGGAGCTTCCCAAATCAAGGCGATGCTGATAAAGTTCGCCGCCAACTTCCGGCCACTCTGCCGAGTTTTGTCGCCCAGGGGCGTAACATCTCGATGTTGCACCGCAAGCTGCAAAGCCTGGTCTGA
- a CDS encoding ribose-phosphate pyrophosphokinase: protein MSKMMVFTGNANPDLARRVVRQLHIPLGDVSVGKFSDGEISVEINENVRGKDVFLIQPTCAPTNDNLMELVVMADAFRRSSATRITAVIPYFGYARQDRRPRSARVAISAKVVADMLTVVGVNRVLTVDLHADQIQGFFDIPVDNIYGSPVLVDDIEDQRFENLMIVSPDIGGVVRARAVAKSLGVDLAIIDKRRPKANQSEVMHIIGDVEGRTCVLVDDMVDTAGTLGHAAKALKEHGAAKVIAYCTHPVLSGRAIENIENSVLDELVVTNTIPLSAAAQACGRIRQLDIAPVVAEAMRRISNEESISAMFR from the coding sequence GTGTCCAAAATGATGGTTTTCACGGGGAACGCCAACCCCGATCTGGCACGCCGTGTCGTACGGCAGCTGCATATTCCCCTCGGTGACGTTTCTGTCGGTAAATTCTCCGACGGCGAAATCAGTGTCGAAATCAATGAAAATGTTCGTGGTAAGGACGTTTTCCTGATCCAGCCGACCTGCGCACCGACCAACGACAACCTGATGGAACTGGTGGTAATGGCCGATGCCTTCCGCCGCTCCTCGGCGACTCGTATCACGGCAGTCATCCCCTACTTCGGTTATGCCCGCCAGGATCGCCGTCCGCGCTCCGCCCGCGTGGCCATCAGCGCCAAGGTCGTTGCCGACATGCTGACCGTCGTAGGCGTCAACCGCGTTCTCACCGTTGACCTGCACGCCGACCAGATCCAGGGCTTCTTCGACATCCCCGTCGACAACATCTACGGCTCGCCCGTACTGGTCGACGACATCGAAGACCAGCGCTTCGAGAACCTGATGATCGTCTCCCCGGACATCGGTGGCGTGGTGCGTGCTCGCGCCGTCGCCAAGTCCCTGGGTGTGGACCTCGCCATCATCGACAAACGTCGTCCGAAGGCCAACCAGTCCGAAGTCATGCACATCATCGGTGATGTCGAAGGCCGTACCTGCGTACTGGTCGACGACATGGTCGATACCGCCGGCACCCTCGGCCACGCCGCCAAGGCTCTGAAAGAGCACGGCGCCGCCAAGGTCATCGCCTACTGCACCCACCCGGTGCTGTCCGGCCGTGCCATCGAGAACATCGAGAATTCCGTACTGGACGAGCTGGTGGTGACCAACACCATCCCGCTGTCCGCTGCTGCGCAAGCCTGTGGCCGCATCCGCCAGCTGGACATCGCTCCGGTTGTCGCTGAAGCCATGCGCCGCATCAGCAATGAAGAATCGATCAGCGCCATGTTCCGCTAA